A window from Malassezia japonica chromosome 1, complete sequence encodes these proteins:
- a CDS encoding malate dehydrogenase (COG:C; EggNog:ENOG503NWAG) produces MKATVIGAAGGIGQPLSLLLKQSSLVTELSLYDMVNTPGVAKDLSHINTPAPVEGFLPEDDGLAKALKGTDIIVIPAGMPRKPGMTRDDLFNANASIVHGIAEAIAKNAPKAFVLVISNPVNSTVPIVAEVFKKEGVYDPKRLFGVTTLDVVRAATFVSEAAGKSLDSGKYHIPVVGGHSGVTIVPLLSQSNPSFSADQKDIEAITEHIQFGGDEVVKAKNNTGSATLSMAYAGAEFALAVLAAANGQTSDVPVYSYVDLTADASGAKAVTDVIGTSTPFFSVPLQLGKNGVEKVLPLGKLSEFESAAIKKAVEALNDNIAKGVSFKANKL; encoded by the coding sequence ATGAAGGCTACTGTTATTGGTGCTGCTGGTGGTATCGGCCAGCCTCTCTCGCTGCTGCTTAAGCAGTCGTCGCTCGTCACCGAGCTGTCGCTGTACGACATGGTCAACACCCCGGGTGTCGCCAAGGACCTGTCGCACATCAACACCCCCGCCCCCGTCGAGGGCTTCCTGCCCGAGGATGACGGTCTGGCCAAGGCTCTCAAGGGCACTGACATCATCGTCATCCCCGCTGGTATGCCCCGCAAGCCCGGCATGACCCGTGACGACCTCTTCAACGCGAACGCCTCGATTGTGCACggcatcgccgaggccatCGCCAAGAACGCCCCCAAGGCCTTTGTCCTGGTCATCTCCAACCCCGTGAACTCCACCGTGCcgatcgtcgccgaggtgtTCAAGAAGGAGGGCGTCTACGACCCCAAGCGCCTCTTTGGTGTGACCACCCTCGACGTGGTCCGTGCCGCGACCTTTGTGTCGGAGGCCGCCGGCAAGAGCCTCGACTCGGGCAAGTACCACATCCCCGTCGTCGGTGGTCACTCGGGTGTGACCATTGTTCCCCTGCTCTCGCAGAGCAACCCCTCGTTCTCGGCTGACCAGAAGGACATCGAGGCCATCACCGAGCACATCCAGTTTGGTGGTGACGAGGTCGTGAAGGCCAAGAACAACACTGGCTCGGCCACCCTCTCGATGGCCtacgccggcgccgagttCGCCCTCGCCGTCCTTGCTGCCGCCAACGGCCAGACCTCGGACGTCCCGGTGTACAGCTACGTCGACCTCACTGCCGacgcctcgggcgccaaGGCCGTGACCGACGTGATCGGCACCAGCACCCCCTTCTTCTCCGTGCCCCTCCAGCTCGGCAAGAACGGTGTGGAGAAGGTCCTGCCCCTCGGCAAGCTCTCCGAGTTCGAGTCGGCCGCCATCAAGAAGGCCGTCGAGGCTCTGAACGACAACATCGCCAAGGGTGTCTCGTTCAAGGCCAACAAGCTCTAA